In one Colletotrichum destructivum chromosome 2, complete sequence genomic region, the following are encoded:
- a CDS encoding Putative P-loop containing nucleoside triphosphate hydrolase produces the protein MTTPKRRKVETSEGSRPMSAFALRQQLLSASPSLSPAPQPEPQQASESQSQVTTPTPTPNGRSSTKTRSSKRLAESDKASELPPGASSASSSQNAVPDSPSVARAAGTTLAPNSPTADPEDLRSAKSGPQQFSTFRPTKSNSRKIAGGILELRLHDSERFLVLGSYGIRVIDGEVTVAGASIRAPDGIKWVHAPHCHAIPVLRCTEETKLELHPHPQGPSLRKLERLSPLFRSLWHEPEAGSSKQAVKRDTYKIICNTDDAPKRALIQDLRSHPAWNKKLAGLTKVRHPDQQPLSVMLCGPKSSGKSTFGRILGNRLLTGAGQQTRNRKTPLSVVVLDLDPGQPEYTPAGTVALVEVREPNLGPSFTHIAAGEQHVSIIRCHSIASVSPASDPELYLECALDLYHRYQNMCKGLPLIINTPGWVLGTGLDLLTELVSTIRPTEVIYMSEDGPKDTVEGLQTACKGAFTLLPSQQSEFTSRTAAHLRSMQALAYFHTVRNPSNKLAWNPTPLSSSPPLTVSYRDKNRGVLGIVSYEYQPPADLLAETINGSVLCLVEAEGTKAFSRLAKESEGLLAAAPGPDKMDVDHSAADLDEIISRTPEGIPYIPNSDAQTLDPRYSQTLGMVLLRGIDTKNGILQILTPIPLERIEAAKAAGHQLVLVHGKLDSPGWAYTEDLYYQSFSGAEADARDDTVEIMDEDTESDRSDEEPENPELAGDISDTPWIEVLQGHEKRPVGSRVWRVRRDLGRAGPGAE, from the exons ATGACTACGCCAAAGCGACGCAAGGTTGAGACATCCGAAGGCTCCAGGC CAATGAGCGCTTTTGCTTTGAGGCAACAGCTACTTTCAGCCAGTCCGTCTTTGTCACCGGCGCCTCAACCTGAACCTCAGCAGGCTTCCGAGTCCCAATCCCAAGTGACAACCCCGACGCCCACGCCAAATGGGCGGTCTTCAACGAAGACAAGATCATCAAAAAGACTCGCAGAAAGCGATAAAGCATCAGAGCTGCCACCGGGAGCATCCTCTGCAAGCTCCAGTCAGAATGCAGTCCCAGACAGCCCATCTGTGGCGCGAGCAGCAGGAACAACTCTGGCGCCCAA CAGCCCAACCGCAGACCCTGAAGATTTGAGATCTGCAAAGTCTGGTCCTCAGCAGTTCTCGACATTCAGACCGACAAAAAGCAACTCCCGCAAAATTGCTGGTGGGATCCTAGAACTGAGACTGCATGATAGCGAG CGTTTCTTGGTACTTGGAAGCTACGGAATCCGAGTGATTGACGGCGAGGTCACAGTCGCCGGTGCGAGCATTCGGGCCCCCGACGGGATCAAATGGGTCCACGCACCTCACTGCCATGCCATCCCCGTTCTGCGTTGTACCGAGGAGACGAAGCTGGAGCTACATCCTCATCCGCAAGGACCCAGTCTCCGCAAACTCGAGCGGCTTTCACCCCTCTTCCGAAGCTTGTGGCACGAGCCGGAGGCGGGATCGAGCAAGCAAGCCGTCAAGAGAGACACCTACAAGATT ATTTGCAACACAGATGATGCGCCAAAGCGTGCTCTGATCCAGGACCTGCGCTCTCATCCCGCGTGGAACAAGAAACTGGCGGGCCTGACGAAAGTGCGGCATCCAGATCAACAACCCCTGAGCGTGATGCTGTGCGGCCCCAAGTCGTCCGGCAAATCCACCTTTGGCAGGATACTGGGCAACCGCCTTCTCACGGGTGCCGGCCAGCAGACACGAAATCGCAAAACGCCACTGTCGGTCGTTGTGCTGGACCTTGATCCCGGACAACCCGAGTACACTCCCGCAGGCACGGTCGCGTTGGTCGAGGTTAGGGAACCAAACCTGGGTCCATCCTTCACCCACATCGCGGCAGGCGAACAGCATGTATCTATCATCAGGTGTCACTCGATCGCCTCTGTGTCTCCGGCATCGGACCCAGAGTTATACTTGGAGTGCGCCTTGGATCTTTACCATCGTTATCAAAATATGTGCAAGGGGCTGCCCTTGATCATCAACACGCCAGGCTGGGTGTTGGGAACCGGACTCGACCTCTTGACCGAACTAGTGTCGACCATCCGACCCACGGAAGTCATATACATGTCCGAAGACGGCCCTAAGGATaccgtcgagggcctgcagACGGCGTGCAAGGGGGCTTTTACACTCCTCCCTTCCCAGCAGTCCGAGTTCACctcgagaacggcggcgcATTTGCGCTCGATGCAGGCGCTCGCATACTTCCACACCGTTCGGAACCCTTCCAACAAGCTGGCCTGGAACCCGACTCCGCtgtcatcgtcaccgccgtTGACTGTCAGCTACAGGGACAAGAACCGCGGGGTTTTGGGGATCGTCAGTTACGAGTACCAGCCACCGGCAGACTTACTCGCGGAGACAATCAATGGCTCGGTCTTGTGCCTAGTCGAAGCCGAGGGTACCAAGGCGTTTAGCCGCCTCGCAAAGGAGAGCGAGGGCCTCCTCGCAGCCGCGCCCGGTCCCGATAAGATGGACGTCGACCACAGTGCAGCAGACTTGGACGAGATCATCTCGAGGACACCAGAGGGGATCCCCTACATCCCCAACTCTGACGCCCAAACCCTGGACCCTCGGTATTCGCAAACCCTCGGCATGGTGCTACTCCGAGGCATCGACACCAAGAATGGCATCCTCCAAATTCTCACCCCGATACCCTTGGAACGCATCGAGGCTGCCAAAGCGGCGGGCCACCAGCTGGTTCTTGTCCACGGCAAGCTCGACTCTCCCGGCTGGGCGTACACCGAGGACCTGTACTACCAATCCTTCAGCGGCGCTGAGGCGGACGCCAGGGACGACACGGTGGAGATCATGGATGAGGACACGGAGAGCGACAGGTCGGACGAGGAGCCCGAGAACCCggagctcgccggcgacaTCAGCGACACGCCGTGGATCGAGGTGCTCCAGGGCCACGAGAAGCGGCCGGTGGGATCGCGGGTGTGGAGAGTCCGGCGCGACctgggccgggccgggccgggggctgagtga
- a CDS encoding Putative FAD-binding domain, phenol hydroxylase dimerization domain, Thioredoxin-like superfamily — translation MTALPESDVDVLIIGAGPAGLMLALWLARLGVKTRIVDKRTSKVYSGQADGFQVRSLEILDSFGITERVWKEANHMLEVSFWNPDEGGTIRRSARAANTIPGLSRFTESVLHQGRIEQFFLDAIRDSYASDSDALHVERMVIPTSLEIDEAKAEDPDAHPVTVTLRHLTEEEATPTQMLSNLSDGIFRSNLADDDVGDILDRSEGREARDEVVRAKYVVGCDGAHSWTRKTLGKDFEMKGETTDAIWGVMDIVPITDFPDIRSRTVIHSTSGALMIIPRENRRSLARKKLEYHYCDWWTAYQIGQRTGDHFSKLDRVFLAGDAVHTHSPKAGQGMNVSMQDSYNLGWKIGLACKGILPRHVLSTYELERKKIAKDLIAFDGKFSKLFTGRPAKDIQSETGVSDDEFQKAFHTSRMFTTGVGVNYQPTVLVAREPEETDDDDDHGLEKSAAKSTPSLATNCEVGRRFPSFKVVRQADGRLWELHHKLPSDGRFRLVVFGGDISQASQRDSVNAMGAWLSSYLPGLPTITLSPGSDPHGGSVKFKTERDPSVVDVLLVHSAPRDEVEVLRDVHEAYHPFDSKLGWDYDKVFVDGETYYEEPQMAYEKYGVHRARGAVVGLRPDGYVGLVTSLDHGGQDEVRKWFDGIFQRT, via the exons ATGACGGCCCTTCCTGAGAGTGACGTCGATGttctcatcatcggcgccggcccggCCGGGTTGATGCTTGCGCTGTGGCTCGCCAGACTGGGCGTCAAGACgcgcatcgtcgacaagAGGACCTCCAAGGTATACTCTGGGCAGGCAGACGG CTTCCAAGTGAGATCTCTCGAGATCCTAGATAGCTTCGGCATCACTGAGCGCGTATGGAAAGAAGCAAACCATATGCTTG AGGTCTCCTTCTGGAAccccgacgagggcggcacaATCAGGCGCAGCGCCCGCGCGGCAAACACCATCCCCGGCCTCTCCCGCTTCACCGAGTCCGTGCTGCACCAGGGCCGCATCGAGCAGttcttcctcgacgccatccgcgACTCGTACGCCTCCGACTCGGACGCCCTGCACGTGGAGCGCATGGTGATCCCGACGTCtctcgagatcgacgaggccaaggccgaggacccGGACGCGCACCCCGTGACCGTGACGCTGCGCCACctgacggaggaggaggcgacgccgacgcagaTGCTAAGCAACCTCAGCGACGGCATTTTCAGAAgcaacctcgccgacgacgacgtcggggATATCCTGGACAGGTCCGAGGGGCGCGAGGCGAgagacgaggtcgtcagggCCAAATATGTCGTCGGGTGCGACGGGGCGCATtcgtggacgaggaagacgctcgGCAAGGACTTTGAGATGAAGGGTGAGACGACAGACGCCATCTG GGGAGTCATGGACATCGTACCCATCACGGACTTTC CCGACATCAGATCCCGGACCGTGATCCATAGCACCTCGGGCGCGCTCATGATCATCCCTCGCGAGAACAG AAGATCTTTGGCCCGTAAAAAGCTCGAGTACCACTACTGCGACTG GTGGACAGCATACCAAATCGGCCAGCGCACAGGCGACCACTTCAGCAAACTTGACCGTGTCTTCCTTGCGGGAG ACGCCGTGCACACGCACTCCCCAAAGGCCGGCCAGGGCATGAACGTCTCCATGCAGGACAGCTACAACCTCGGCTGGAAGATCGGCCTCGCGTGTAAGGGCATCCTGCCCCGCCACGTGCTCTCGACGTACGAGCTCGAGCGCAAGAAGATAGCCAAGGACCTCATCGCGTTCGACGGCAAGTTCTCAAAGTTGTTCACGGGCCGCCCggccaaggacatccagaGCGAGACGGGCGTGTCGGATGACGAGTTCCAAAAGGCGTTCCACACGAGCAGAATG TTCACGACCGGTGTTGGCGTCAACTACCAGCCCACCGTGCTCGTCGCCAGAGAACCCGAGGaaaccgacgacgacgacgaccacggcCTGGAGAAGAGCGCCGCCAAAAGCACGCCCTCCCTCGCCACGAACTGCGAGGTCGGCCGGCGCTTCCCGTCGTTCAAGGTCGTCCGGCaagccgacggccgcctcTGGGAGCTGCACCACAAGCTCCCCTCGGACGGGCGCTTCCGCCTCGTGGTGTTTGGCGGCGACATTTCGCAAGCGTCCCAGCGCGACAGCGTCAACGCCATGGGCGCATGGCTGTCGTCGTACCTGCCCGGGCTGCCGACAATCACGCTCTCGCCCGGCTCGGACCCGCACGGCGGTTCGGTCAAGTTCAAGACGGAAAGGGACCCATCCGTCGTGGACGTCCTGCTCGTGcactcggcgccgcgggACGAGGTGGAGGTGTTGCGGGATGTGCACGAGGCGTATCACCCGTTTGACAGCAAGCTCGGCTGGGATTACGACAAGGTCTTTGTGGACGGGGAGACGTATTACGAAGAGCCCCAGATGGCGTATGAGAAGTACGGCGTGCATCGCGCCAGGGGCGCTGTCGTCGGATTGCGGCCGGATGGGTATGTTGGTCTTGTCACTTCGCTGGACCATGGCGGGCAGGACGAGGTTCGGAAGTGGTTCGACGGCATCTTTCAAAGAACATGA
- a CDS encoding Putative nucleoside phosphorylase superfamily, with the protein MGKFSAANETNSLRSTYTEIQLTFLTGICDGVLDPWEANELVLGDVVVSKSMIQYDLERHCGSTRTTTL; encoded by the coding sequence ATGGGAAAATTCAGTGCAGCAAATGAAACCAACAGCCTGCGGTCAACATATACGGAGATACAGTTGACTTTCTTGACCGGTATCTGCGATGGAGTGCTTGACCCGTGGGAAGCCAACGAACTTGTGCTCGGAGACGTAGTTGTTAGCAAGAGCATGATACAATACGACCTAGAGCGGCACTGCGGCAGTACCCGAACAACGACTTTGTGA